In one window of Larus michahellis chromosome 10, bLarMic1.1, whole genome shotgun sequence DNA:
- the CHCHD4 gene encoding mitochondrial intermembrane space import and assembly protein 40: protein MSYCRQEGKDRIIFATKEDHETPSSAELVADDPDDPYEEQGLILPNGDINWNCPCLGGMASGPCGEQFKSAFSCFHYSTEEIKGSDCVDQFRAMQECMQKYPDLYPQEDENEEKEKSSKDLEATPMEASAAKEEKGSS, encoded by the exons ATGTCCTACTGCAGGCAAGAAG GAAAAGACAGAATTATATTTGCGACCAAGGAGGACCATGAGACACCAAGCAGTGCTGAGCTGGTTGCAGATGACCCAGATGACCCTTATGAAGAACAAG GATTGATATTGCCCAATGGAGATATCAATTGGAATTGCCCATGTCTGGGTGGAATGGCTAGTGGTCCCTGTGGGGAACAGTTCAAGTCAGCCTTTTCTTGTTTCCACTAtagcacagaagaaataaaaggatcAGACTGTGTGGACCAATTCCGTGCCATGCAGGAATGCATGCAAAAATACCCAGATCTTTACCCTCAAGaggatgaaaatgaagaaaaagaaaagtcaagcaAAGATTTGGAAGCTACTCCTATGGAGGCTTCTGCTGCCAAAGAGGAGAAGGGCTCTAGCTAA